The following coding sequences lie in one Trichoderma breve strain T069 chromosome 1, whole genome shotgun sequence genomic window:
- a CDS encoding short chain dehydrogenase domain-containing protein: MSLPSLKEYRRKPYEATSPSRPELSQSGRTVVVTGGNSGIGYAIARNFVKASAKRVIILGRRPDVVKSATDRLVQEGKEFGSPSLVEGRVCDVGSLEATEALWSGLEKEGIYVDVLVLSAASHGKVSPILKSDLSSVWGDFEANVRSLLDFTQRFYNQKGKGADSRKFLVNISTIAAYMWGSMAPERPTYGLTKNAGTTLIQQIAKDTDVNDMQIVSFHPGGVLTDMARAAGASEEMGIPFDDANLPGQMAVWAASREAEFLHGRFVWANWDVDEVKKVLGKQIAEEPNFLKVGIEGLSESMPNPMIPPEMLEKIMKFQQDLQAKLEAQK, encoded by the exons ATGTCTCTTCCATCCCTCAAGGAGTACCGCCGAAAGCCCTATGAGGCCACTTCTCCCTCCCGACCAGAACTCAGCCAGTCTGGCAGAACCGTCGTTGTCACCGGAGGCAACAGTGGCATCGGATATGCCATCGCCCGCAATTTCGTCAAGGCTTCCGCCAAGCGAGTTATTATCTTGGGCCGCCGCCCCGATGTCGTAAAATCTGCCACCGATAGGCTCGTCCAAGAGGGAAAGGAATTTGGCTCCCCTTCATTGGTAGAGGGCAGAGTCTGCGATGTTGGAAGCCTCGAGGCCACCGAGGCTCTCTGGTCTGGTCTCGAGAAAGAGGGCATCTATGTCGATGTCTTGGTCCTTAGTGCTGCGTCCCATGGAAAAGTTTCTCCCATTCTCAAGAGTGATCTTTCTAGCGTTTGGGGAGATTTCGAGGCGAATGTGCGCTCTTTGCTGGACTTTACGCAGAGATTCTACAATCAGAAGGGCAAGGGCGCAGATTCGCGCAAG TTCTTGGTGAACATTTCTACCATCGCCGCTTATATGTGGGGTTCGATGGCCCCCGAGCGACCAACTTACGGCTTAACCAAGAACGCCGGTACTACCTTGATCCAGCAGATCGCCAAGGATACCGATGTGAACGATATGCAAATCGTGAGCTTCCACCCTGGCGGTGTTCTCACGGACATGGCTCGCGCTGCGGGTGCCAGCGAAGAAATGGGCATCCCCTTCGATGATG CGAACCTTCCGGGTCAAATGGCTGTCTGGGCGGCTAGCCGAGAGGCCGAGTTTCTACACGGCCGATTCGTCTGGGCCAACTGGGATGTTGACGAGGTCAAGAAGGTTCTAGGCAAGCAGATTGCGGAAGAGCCCAACTTCTTGAAGGTCGGAATTGAGGGACTGTCTGAGAGTATGCCCAACCCCATGATTCCTCCCGAAATGCTCGAGAAGATTATGAAGTTTCAGCAGGATCTTCAAGCAAAGCTTGAGGCCCAGAAGTAA